Proteins encoded together in one Thermoplasmatales archaeon BRNA1 window:
- a CDS encoding Zn-dependent hydrolase, including glyoxylase gives MTSIDVLVIGHLERDADGNVIPGETFSTSTLIRCPGHNIVVDTSGESMKPGIKIALKQIGKVFPEDIDTVVLTHVHPDHIGNNGMFPKAKVIIHSGEELEGAEVIEVDEVEIAKGVKLVHTPGHSAGSMSVFVEGEDRRYAIAGDAIPTKDNLVKGIPPRLNVDEKQALESMNRISKWADVIVPGHGAPFINPKR, from the coding sequence ATGACCTCCATCGATGTTCTTGTGATCGGGCACCTCGAGCGCGACGCCGACGGCAATGTGATCCCCGGCGAGACCTTCTCCACATCCACGCTCATCCGCTGCCCCGGGCACAACATCGTCGTGGACACCAGCGGGGAATCCATGAAACCAGGCATCAAGATCGCCCTGAAGCAGATCGGAAAGGTGTTCCCGGAGGACATCGACACGGTGGTGCTCACCCATGTCCATCCCGATCACATAGGCAACAACGGGATGTTCCCCAAGGCGAAGGTCATCATCCACTCCGGGGAGGAGCTGGAGGGTGCAGAGGTCATAGAGGTGGACGAGGTCGAGATCGCTAAGGGAGTGAAGCTGGTGCACACCCCCGGCCACTCTGCGGGCTCGATGAGCGTCTTCGTGGAGGGGGAGGACAGAAGGTATGCCATCGCAGGCGACGCCATACCCACCAAGGACAACCTGGTCAAAGGCATCCCGCCGAGGCTCAACGTCGACGAGAAGCAGGCATTGGAATCCATGAACAGGATATCCAAATGGGCGGATGTCATCGTCCCGGGGCACGGGGCGCCGTTCATCAACCCCAAAAGATGA
- a CDS encoding pheromone shutdown -like protein (traB), giving the protein MLTIIGTGHVFKIGDSVAFIVKHLWPDAVCVELDDLRYHALIGDREAVKKDLEARGIESDGTPKGHMKNAPPVYRKNARYQERMSREHGSQPGADMLAAVTAGKALDAHIFCIDKDAQQVMAKMWNEMGTMERLRYRFSQISDKIGGKRKVGKTQKDYSKDEAAYVEDFRRKYPTLVRVLIDERNEYMAAKIREVMETHSNVIVVVGDGHVDGLLKLIPQESEKRVIRLRELSDPDQLNRIKTEIWEGGDE; this is encoded by the coding sequence ATGCTCACGATCATCGGCACCGGCCACGTTTTCAAGATCGGCGATTCGGTCGCGTTCATCGTGAAGCATCTGTGGCCCGACGCGGTCTGCGTGGAGCTGGACGACCTCCGCTACCACGCCCTCATCGGCGACAGGGAGGCCGTGAAGAAGGACCTCGAGGCTAGGGGCATCGAGTCCGACGGCACCCCCAAGGGGCACATGAAGAATGCCCCGCCGGTGTATCGCAAGAACGCCAGGTACCAGGAGAGGATGTCCAGGGAGCACGGCAGCCAGCCGGGGGCGGACATGCTCGCCGCCGTCACCGCCGGGAAGGCGCTTGACGCCCACATTTTCTGCATCGACAAGGATGCCCAGCAGGTCATGGCGAAAATGTGGAACGAGATGGGCACCATGGAGCGTCTCCGCTACCGTTTCTCGCAGATCTCCGACAAGATTGGGGGCAAGAGGAAGGTCGGGAAGACTCAGAAGGACTACTCCAAGGACGAGGCGGCTTATGTGGAGGACTTCAGGAGGAAGTACCCGACCCTCGTCCGCGTGCTCATCGACGAGCGCAACGAGTACATGGCCGCGAAGATCAGGGAGGTCATGGAAACCCACAGCAACGTCATCGTCGTGGTCGGGGACGGCCACGTGGACGGTCTGCTCAAACTGATTCCGCAGGAGTCGGAGAAGAGGGTTATAAGGCTCAGAGAACTATCCGACCCCGATCAGCTCAACAGGATCAAGACGGAGATTTGGGAGGGAGGAGACGAATGA
- a CDS encoding thymidylate synthase (FAD) — MKVTLLAYTQDADRICAAAARSCYSDKGASELRDTVKNPEEFLSHVVSMGHHSVIEHANFTFSVEGVSRSLTHQLVRHRIASFSQQSQRYVSLKDPTFVVPETVKGNPEAEKLYLDTMDAIWKAYGKLEDMGIPAEDARYVLPNGCTTNITITMNARELWHFFNLRCCNRAQWEIREMAKQMLELVQKVSPAIFRGAGPACARGPCPEGSKCCGHPWNKEKKP; from the coding sequence ATGAAGGTAACGCTGCTCGCATACACTCAGGACGCAGACCGCATCTGCGCGGCCGCCGCGCGTTCCTGTTACTCGGACAAGGGCGCATCGGAACTGAGGGACACCGTCAAGAACCCGGAGGAGTTCCTCTCCCACGTCGTCTCCATGGGGCACCACTCCGTCATCGAGCACGCCAACTTCACCTTCTCCGTGGAGGGTGTCTCCAGGTCCCTCACCCACCAGCTCGTCAGGCACAGGATTGCCTCGTTCTCCCAACAGAGCCAGAGGTATGTTTCCCTGAAGGATCCCACCTTTGTCGTCCCCGAGACCGTCAAGGGGAATCCCGAGGCGGAGAAACTCTACCTGGATACCATGGACGCCATCTGGAAGGCCTATGGGAAGCTGGAGGACATGGGGATCCCCGCCGAGGACGCGAGATACGTTCTCCCCAACGGATGCACCACCAACATAACCATCACCATGAACGCGAGGGAACTCTGGCACTTCTTCAACCTCCGTTGCTGCAACAGGGCCCAGTGGGAGATCCGCGAGATGGCCAAGCAGATGCTCGAGCTCGTACAGAAGGTGTCCCCTGCGATCTTCAGGGGGGCCGGCCCCGCATGCGCCAGGGGGCCGTGTCCCGAGGGTTCCAAGTGCTGCGGCCATCCCTGGAACAAGGAAAAGAAGCCTTGA
- a CDS encoding HemK-related putative methylase yields the protein MEYRPDLTIMSDSEVYPPSEDSVMFIEALEIRRGMRVLEIGCGSGVVSIHCALNGAEVTCGDVNPKAVELANRNAEANGVRINAVGTDVYSGIDGKFDLILFNLPYLPVDEEGELAKAWSGGEDGMGPLPRLLEGAPEHLLPGGRVAVVVSSLMDRKRLEEVIGGRPCRVLKELPLFFEKLSVLEISF from the coding sequence ATGGAGTACCGCCCAGACCTCACGATCATGTCGGACAGCGAGGTCTACCCGCCGTCGGAGGACTCGGTCATGTTCATCGAGGCCCTGGAGATCCGCAGGGGGATGAGGGTCCTGGAGATCGGATGCGGTTCCGGCGTGGTCTCCATCCACTGTGCCCTTAACGGCGCGGAGGTGACCTGCGGCGACGTCAATCCCAAGGCGGTGGAACTGGCCAACAGGAACGCGGAGGCCAACGGCGTGAGGATCAACGCGGTCGGGACCGACGTCTATTCCGGCATCGATGGGAAGTTCGACCTCATCCTCTTCAACCTCCCGTATCTCCCCGTGGACGAGGAGGGGGAGCTAGCCAAGGCCTGGTCCGGAGGCGAGGACGGGATGGGGCCGCTGCCCCGTCTGTTGGAGGGCGCACCCGAGCATCTGCTGCCCGGAGGACGGGTCGCAGTTGTAGTCTCGAGCCTGATGGACCGGAAAAGACTGGAAGAGGTCATCGGCGGACGCCCATGCAGAGTGCTGAAGGAGCTGCCGCTGTTCTTCGAGAAGCTCAGCGTGCTTGAGATCTCATTCTAA
- a CDS encoding putative archaeal Zn-finger protein: MADELPDTIVYECPDCRDTTEHKILKARLGNSNVTGTFRCTECGRVFTGTIRLPKPLTVKVMVSTADTTDSTETVLLESEILEVGDEFQLDDGRNVCITQIIDKGMSNKRKKCQATEIKELWVKDYDVLQVKVSVNDNTRTYPMYTEAEPDDEFAVGMMMHFDKWDAVITTIKTKEKLLRRGSAEARDISRIYAKIVRHGQTESEDGSFEEFSDEAVMDFDDE; the protein is encoded by the coding sequence ATGGCAGACGAGTTACCCGACACGATCGTCTATGAATGCCCCGACTGCAGGGACACCACCGAGCACAAGATACTGAAAGCTAGGCTCGGCAACTCCAACGTCACGGGCACCTTCAGGTGCACCGAGTGCGGCAGGGTCTTCACCGGTACCATCCGTCTGCCCAAGCCCCTGACCGTCAAGGTCATGGTCAGCACCGCCGACACCACCGACAGCACCGAGACCGTCCTTCTGGAATCGGAGATACTGGAGGTGGGCGACGAGTTCCAGCTGGACGACGGCAGGAACGTCTGCATCACGCAGATCATCGACAAGGGGATGTCCAACAAGAGGAAGAAGTGCCAGGCTACCGAAATCAAGGAGCTTTGGGTGAAGGATTACGACGTCCTGCAGGTCAAGGTGTCCGTCAACGACAACACCCGCACCTATCCCATGTACACCGAGGCGGAGCCCGACGACGAGTTCGCCGTCGGCATGATGATGCACTTCGACAAGTGGGACGCGGTCATCACCACCATCAAGACCAAGGAGAAGCTCCTGCGCCGCGGAAGCGCGGAGGCAAGGGACATCTCGCGCATCTACGCGAAGATCGTCCGCCACGGTCAGACCGAGTCCGAGGACGGTTCCTTCGAGGAGTTCTCCGACGAGGCCGTCATGGACTTCGACGACGAGTGA
- a CDS encoding Haloacid Dehalogenase superfamily, subfamily IB, phosphoserine phosphatase-like protein codes for MRRQYDLVCFDMDGTLTKMRSSWKWIHDCLGVDSEPNYQAFLRQEIDEDEFMRRDIALWTGKRPGFSEGDLIHCFQDMPLIDGIQETVASLQECGMKCVIISGGIDLAAKMLMNEFGFDDCVADHVVTNPDGTLAGYGEKIVDLADKGVWVTEYQKRYGTTPGRTVSIGNSFTDIPMFRRSGRSIAFNPMDEYTSGAATDVVKSDNIADVLDLLLPGDGGN; via the coding sequence ATGCGCAGACAGTACGACCTCGTGTGTTTCGACATGGACGGGACCCTCACCAAGATGAGGAGCTCCTGGAAGTGGATACACGACTGCCTCGGGGTGGACAGCGAGCCCAACTACCAGGCTTTCCTCAGGCAAGAAATAGACGAGGACGAGTTCATGCGCAGGGACATCGCCCTGTGGACCGGTAAGAGACCGGGCTTCTCCGAGGGCGACCTGATACACTGCTTCCAGGACATGCCCCTCATCGACGGCATTCAGGAAACCGTCGCATCCCTGCAGGAGTGCGGGATGAAGTGTGTCATCATCTCCGGCGGGATCGACCTGGCGGCGAAGATGCTGATGAACGAGTTCGGATTCGACGACTGCGTCGCCGACCACGTGGTCACCAACCCCGACGGCACCTTAGCGGGATACGGCGAGAAGATCGTAGACCTCGCGGACAAGGGGGTTTGGGTCACCGAGTACCAGAAGCGCTACGGCACCACTCCCGGGAGGACGGTCTCCATCGGGAACTCCTTCACGGACATCCCCATGTTCAGGAGGTCCGGGAGGTCAATCGCCTTCAACCCCATGGACGAGTACACCAGCGGAGCCGCCACCGATGTGGTGAAGTCGGACAACATCGCGGATGTCCTGGACCTTCTCCTGCCAGGCGACGGCGGGAACTGA
- a CDS encoding SSU ribosomal protein S17E — protein sequence MGRIRPTYIKRVSIELVNKYPQAFNRDFNNNKEMVAALTDVAYVPMRNKIAGYITRYLSHSEA from the coding sequence ATGGGAAGAATCAGACCCACTTACATCAAGCGTGTATCCATCGAGCTGGTCAACAAGTACCCGCAGGCCTTCAACAGGGACTTCAACAACAACAAAGAGATGGTTGCAGCCCTGACCGATGTCGCCTACGTTCCCATGAGGAACAAGATCGCCGGATACATCACCCGCTACCTGTCTCACAGCGAGGCTTGA